The segment CCATGGACTTCGAGCCGGAGACCGACAGCCGCGAACAGCTTGGCCGGGACGCGCTCACCGGGCTGGCCGTCGCGGGTGTCGGGGACCTCTCCGCCGTCACCGGACTCGGGACGTGGACCACCAGCGAACCGGTGTCGCCGACCTTCGCGCTGGTCATCGGGGGAGCCCTCGGACTCGCCGTCTTCCTCGTCCGCCGCGCCAGACACCGGTAGGCCGGCGGTCAGAACGCCTCGCCCAGAAAGGCCCGCAGCTCGGACGCCGTCGGCGCGGCGCGAGCGCCCTCCTCGGCGGCGGCGAGCGCACCGCAGGCGTTACCGTGCTCGACGGCGCGCTCGTAGTCCTCCGATTCGAGCAGCGCGGCGACGAACCCCGCCGCGAAGGCGTCGCCCGCGCCGGTCGTGTCGACGGGGTCGACGCCGAAGCCGGGGTGCTCGTAGGTCCCGCCGGGCGTGTGGACGACCGCGCCGTCGCTGCCGCGTTTGACGACGAGCACGCGGTCGTCGAACTCCGAGCCGGGGTACTCCGATTCGAGCACGCTCTCTGCCTCGCGGTCGTTCAGGAACAGGATGTCCGCGGCGTCGAGCGCGGCCGAGAAGTCCCGGTCGGCGAGCCGGCGGCCCGGGTCGAAGCTGACGCGGACGCCGGCCTCCGAGGCGGTCTCGGCGAGGGACGCCGCGGTGTCGGGGCGCTGGCTCGTCAGGTGGACGTGGTCGGCCGCGCGGACGTAGTCGGGGTCCACGTCCTCGGGCGTGACGGCCTCGTTCGCGCCGTCGTTGCCGAGCACCGCCACCTCGCCCTGCTCGTCGACGAGCAGGTACTTCACGGCGGTCTGGCCGTCGGGGACGGTCAGCAGGCCATCGAGGTCGACGCCGGCCTCGTCGAGTTCGCGCCGGGCGAGCAGCCCGTTCTCGTCGTCGCCGACGCTCCCGACGAGTCCGGTGTCGACGTTCAGCCCGGAGAGCGCGACGGCGACGTTGGCCGCGCTCCCGCCGCCGGAGGAGCGCAGCGAACTGATGCGTGACTCGCCGTCGGGTTCGGGCAGGCGGTCGACGCGGAGGGTCACGTCCCAGTTGACGTGGCCCGCAGTGAGCACCCGCGGCACTCAGGCCACCCCCGCGACGTGTGCGATTGCGAGCGGCACGTCGGCGGCCGTCACGTCGCTCGAGACCATGAACAGCAGCAGGTTGTGCAGGCCGGGGCCGAGTCCGACCGCGGCGACGAACGTCAGCGCGAGTCGGCCGTGGCGCGGCTGCTCGTCGATGTACTCCTTGAACGCCGCGACGACGACGAGCGCCAGCAGCACCTTCACGAGGACGAACAGCCAGCCCGCGCCGATGGCGTCGTACGTCGGGAGCTGTTCGCCCGCCTGCAGGATGTACTTCGAGAGGACGACGCGCTCGCCACCGCCGAGGTGGTCGTAGCCGATGGCGGTCGTGATGCCGTCGAGCGTGTGCGCGAAGACGACGATTGCGCCGGTCCGGCCGGCCTTGGCGGCGACCTCGGTGTAGCGCAGGCTCAACAGCACCCAGGCGATGGCCGCGACGATGGCCGCGATGACGGCACCGATGACCGACCAGAACGGCGTGAACGTCCCGCTCTCGACCGACGTGAGGATGGCGAACATGACGAACGTCACGCCGAAGCCGGTGCCCACGGTGCCAAGTCCGCGGTCGGCGTGGAAGTGCTGGCGGACCGCGGCGAGGAACGTCATCAGTATCCAGACGAGTCCCGCGGCCGTCGCCGTCGTGATGTAGACGGTGAGCGTACCGAACAGGGGTTCGATGGAGGCGGGGTAGACGTCCAGGACGTAGAGGACGTGGAGGATCGCCCCCGTGAGCATCCACGGGACGAAGGCGACCGCTGTCCAGTCCGTGACGGGCGGGTGGACCGCCCAGAGCAACGCCACCACCCCGAGGAAGGCGAGCACGAGCGGCACCGCGTAGAGAAGCGGCGGTAGCTCTGCCCCTGCAAGTACCATGCTCGCATATCGTGAGAGCAACACGAAAGAAGGTTCCGGTCGGCTACGGCCGGAAAGTTAATACACCGACGCGCTGCCTGCCGTTCACGCCTCCCACGGGCGGTCCGTGTCGCGGCCGAACAGTTCGCGCATGAGCACGACGATGCTCTCGGGTGGGAACTGTCCGCGCTCGGTGACGATGGCGTCGACGTATCGCGGCGGCGTCACGTCGAACGCCGGGTTCTCGACGGTGAAGCCGTCGGGGTCGCCCTGGATGCGCTCGCGCTCGGCCCCGCCGAGGACCTCCGACTCGTCGCGCATCTCGATCTCGACGGTGTGGCCCGTCAGCGTGTCCGGGTGGAGCTTGATGGTCTGTGCGCCGACCATGATGGGGACGCCGCGGTCCCGGGCGTTCACCGCCAGCCCCGACGTACCGATCTTGTTGATGACGCTCCCGTCGGCAGCGATGGAGTCCGCGCCGACGACCACGTGGTCGACACGGTCGAGGTAGCGGCGCGCCGCGCTGTCGACGACGAGCGTGACGGGGACGCCCCACTCGCGCAGTTCCTCGGCGGTGATGTGGCCCTGCTTGCGCGGGCGGGTCTCCTTCACGATGGCCTCGATGTGCTTGCCCTGATCGAGCGCCGCCTTCACGCACGATAACGCGTCCGTCGAGTGGCAGTGGGTCATCACCACGTCGCCGTCGCGAAGGCGGTTCGCGCCGACCTCGCCGAGGCGCTCCTGTGCCTGGTCGAGCTCGCGCTGGAACGCCTCGGCGCTGGCAACCGCCGACTCCTGCAACTCCGCGACGGTGTCGCCTGACACGTCCGCCATCACGAACCGGAGCGCGTTCGGCAGGCTCACCGCCGTCGGTCGCGTCTCGTACAGCGTCTTCGCCGCCTGCCTGAGCTCCCCGCGGAACGCCGCGGGCGAGTTCGCGTCGGACTCGCGGGCCTGGGTCGCGAGCGCCCCGGCGGCCGCGTTCGCGATGGCCGCCGCACCGCGGATCTCCATCGTGGCGATGTCGTCGGCGATGTCGGCAACGTCCGGATGTACGTCGGTCATATCCTTCAACTCGACCGCCACGACACAAAAATGGCGCGGCGCGAAGCGGTGTCTCGGGAGTGCGATAGAGGAAGACGGACGGTTCCGGGCACAGGCAGTTCAGGTACAGCGCCGGACGCCCGTGTCGATTCGCGGCCTGCCCGCATCGAGCGTGACGCCCGTCCTGACGGACCTGTAGCAGTAGCACCTGACGACCGCCGCGGATGCGGTCCCGGTGTCCGCCGTGACGACCAGCGAGTAGAAGTCACCGACAGGCGTCGAGAGCGCGATGTCCTCCGAACCGCCAGCCGGGAGGTCGAGCGACTGCTCGCCGACCGTCTGACCGTCGCGTTCCAGCGCCAGCGTCGCCGCCACGGCCGAGTCCGTCGCGTTGTCGACCGCGACCTGTACGTCTCCTCCCTCACCACACCCGACGAGCGGATTGCCTTCAGCGGGGACGGTGATGCTGAGCAGCGGCCAGGCGTAGTCCGGTGGAATACGCCAGCGCGAGACGGTTCGGCCGCCAGTTTCTACATCGACATCGACGGTGTACTCCCCGGCGGTTGCGGTCAGCCCCTCGACGGCGACGGTCTGGTCCGCGTCGAGTTCGTAGGTACACTCGAAGAAGGTCAGCGAGTCGTGGGCAACGGCGAGCGTCACCGTGACCGGGTCCCCAGACTCGTTCGCTAGTTCGGCTCGGCCGCGCGTGTGCGTCTCCGGCGCGTCGGGTATCGAGTACGGGAGCGACGTCGTCGTCCCCTCGCCGGTCGCGCAGGCGCGGTCGACCAGCGTCTCCTCGAAGGATGGCTCGCCCGAACCATCGACCTGCACGGTGAGCGACCCCCGATACCCCGCCTCGACCCGCCAGTCGTGGGTCGCGCTGCCGCCGGCATCAAGGCTCGCCGAGACTGTGTACGACCCCGGTTCCGGGACCGAGAAGAGCAACGCGACGACGCCGTCGTTCACGTCCCGCGTCCGTTCGTCGACGACCGTGCCGTCGCGGCGGAGTTCGGCCGTCACGGTCGCCGGTGCGTCTCCGTCGTTGTGGACGCTGACGTGCGCATCCAGCGCCCCGTCCGTGATGGCCGTCTGGAGCGGTTCGGTCGCCGTGGGACGGGCGGTGGCGGTTCCCGTCGATGTCTCGGCAGCCTCGGTACCGGTTCGGTCCCGGTCGAGACAGCCGGCCAGTGCTCCCGAGAGACCACCACCGACCGTGGAGAGGAGCGCACGGCGGGAGGGCAGTTGCATACGGACATGTTCGAATAAGGATACAAATGCTTTGGGTCGCTGCGAGGGGCAGGCGACCACGTTGACGGGACCGTTGCCGACCGACGACCGGCGACTACTATACCCCCTGGCCCACAACGGGGAGCCATGAACCGCGAAGAGTTCGCCGCGAGCATCGACCACACAGTGCTCGGCCCGGAGACGACGCTGGACGACGTCGAGCGCGTCCTCGACGAGGCCGCCGAGTACGGGATGAACGCCTGCATCCCGCCGTGCTACGTCGAGGAGGCCAACGACTACGCACCCGACGTGACCGTCGCGACGGTCATCGGCTTCCCGCACGGCAACAACACGCCCGAGGTGAAGCGCGACGAGGGCGTCGATGCCTGGGACAACGGCGCGGACGAGCTGGACGTGGTCATCAACGTCGGCCGGCTGAAGAGTGGGAACGCGGGCGCGGTCCACGACGAGCTGGAGGAGCTGGTCGCCGCGGTGCCGGTGCCGGTGAAGGTCATCATCGAGACGGCGCTGCTGACGGCGGACGAGAAGCACGCCGCCTGCAAGGCCGCCGCGGACGCCGACGCCGAGATGGTGAAGACCTCGACCGGCTTCGCCGACGGCGGCGCGGAGGTCGCGGACGTCGAGCTGATGAGCGAGTACCTCCCCGTGAAGGCGAGCGGCGGTGTCGGCTCGTGGGCGGAGGCGAAGGCGATGTTCGACGCCGGCGCGGTGCGAATCGGCGCGTCCAGCGGCGTCGCTATCGTCGAGGACTTCGAAGAAAGCGAGTAGACGGAGGGCGGCGCTTCCTTATTCGGCGCGACGGCGGCCGAACAGTGCGAGTGCGACGAGCGCGACGAGCGCGACGGCCGGACCGAAGCCGGGCATGCCGCCGAGCAGGCCACCGCCGTCGTCGTCGACGTTCAGATAGTTCCGTGCCTCCTGGGTGTCCATCTCGGGGAACTCCCTCTCGTCGGGGTCCCAGTCGCCGGGCATGAAGACCTCCGTCTCGTCGCCGACGACCGCGAGCTCGCGCACGTCGGACTCGCTGGCGTCGCCGGAGACGGCACCGGAGAGTCGGACGTAGCTCACGGACTCGCCGTCGTCCATCTCGCCGTAGGCACTGGCGACGTTGATGTCATCGCCGTACTCCTCCTCCAGCACGTCGCGGAAGGCGGAGACGTTGTCGAAGCTCGCGCCGGCCTCGAAGGTGACGGTGCGGTCCTCCATCGAGACGTCCATCTTGGCCGTCTCGAACTCGGACTGCTGGAACGCCTCGAGCATGGCGCGGGACTGGTCGCTCCCGGTGCCCTCGCTCGACTGGAGCATGCTGTCGATGGCACCGCTCACGAGTTCCTCCTGGGCGAAGGTGGCGGACATCTCCGCGGTCAGCTCGCCGTTCTCGGTCCGGGCGCTCGCGGAGAACTCGGTGCTGCCGGACCACTCGACGCCCCGGCTCTCGAGCTCCTCGACGTAGGTCGCCCAGTTCTCGGTCCCGTAGTCGGCGGAGAACTCGACCTCCGCGGTGTTCCCGTCGGGCGATGAGACCGAGCCGCTCCAGGTGTACGTCCGCTGGAGGTCGGCTGCGGACTGGGCCTCGATGCGTGCACGGCTCTCCTCGAGGTTCAGCTGCTCGCTGCTCATCTCGGAGGCCGCCATGATGTCGAGCATCGCGAGCGAGGCCTCGTCGTAGTCGTCGATCTGGACCGACCAGCTCGCGCTGGCCTCCTCGCTCGTCACGTCGACGGACGCGGAGAGCTCGGTCAGCTCGACGGACTGGATCCGCTCGGCGAGTTCCTCGGCCTCGCTCTCCGAGAGGTTCATCTGCTGGGAGGAGGCGAGGGAGGTCGTCAGCTGCTCGGAGACGGCCTCGTCCACGCCGGTGAACTCGACCGTGTAGGCCATATCGACCCGGTTGGTGTCGCTGTCGAACGAGTGCGACTCGACGGTGACGGAGACATCACCGTCGAGCTGGCGGGCGACGAGCCCGAACTGCGACTCGAGGCTCCGACGGGCGCTCTCGCGGGTGTTCCACGAGTCGGCGCTGTAGGAGCCGACGACGTAGTCCTGCTCGCCGGAGAGGACGTAGCTGTCCTCGCGCTCCTCGAGCGTGAACGCGAACTGCATCTCGTCGACGCCGGGGTCCTCGGAGAACGTCGCGCTGACGGAGCCGTCGGTCGAGAACGTGCTCCCGGTCGTCGTCATCGAGCCCTCGGTCGAGAGGGACTCGACCATCGAGGTGCCCGTCGAGGCCGTCCCGGACTCGCTGGTGAACGTCCCGTCGAACGAGACGGAGCCCTGGGCGTTCTCGCGGGTCTGCTCGGCCGAGGCATCGAAGGAGAGGTCCTCGATGGAGTCGGGCGTGTCCATGGCGAACGAACCGTCGCCCGTCATGGACTCGGGCGTGAGTTCGAACGAGGCGTCGCCGGAGACGTTGTCCTCGGGTGCCTCGTCCATCGTGTCGTTGAGGAACACGTGGAACAGGCCCTCGGAGAGGTCGGCACCGTAGTGGCCGGTGCCGGAGCCGCTCGTGTCGTCGCGGTAGACGAGGACGGCGTCACCGTCGTCCTCGACGTAGATTTCGTCTGCCGATTCCAGGTCGTCTTGCTCCTGCGTGTCGTTCAGGGCGGACAGCGAGGAGCCCCCCACCGCGACTGCGCCGACCGTGCTCGTGACGAGCAGGGCGGCGAGCGCGAGTGCGAGGAGTGCGCGGCTGTGTGTTCGCATAGCAATCATGTGTTGCAACTGAGATGTTATAACCCCATCGCCTTGGTTTCAGAGTGTGAAACTGCCGCAAGAACCCCACGGAATGTTGCTGCACGAGAACCCCAGGCACACCGACGTGCGCGCCCTATCGTCGCGCTTTTGAACGCGCACCGGCAACAGATGGTAGGAATGGCCCGATACCACATCGAGACGTACGGCTGTACCTCCAACCGGGGTGAGAGCCGACAGATCGAGTCGGCGCTCCGCGACGCGGGACACTACCGCGTCGACGGCCCCGAGCAGGCCGACGTCGCGATACTGAACACCTGTACGGTAGTCGAGAAGACGGAGCGGAACATGCTCCGTCGGGCCAAAGAACTCGAATCGGAGACGGCGGACCTCATCGTCACGGGCTGCATGGCGCTGGCCCAGGGCGAGGAGTTCCGCGACGAGGCGGTCGACGCCCAGATCCTCCACTGGGACGACGTGCCGACCGCTGTCACGAACGGCGAGTGCCCGACGCCCGGCCCCGGCGTGGAGCCGGTGCTCGACGGCGTCGTCGGTATCCTCCCCATCGCCCGGGGCTGCATGAGCGACTGCTCGTACTGTATCACGAAGCAGGCGACGGGCAAGATCGAGTCGCCGTCGGTCGAGGAGAACCTCGAGAAGGCACGCGCGCTGGTCCACGCCGGCGCGAGGGAGCTCCGCATCACCGGGCAGGACACCGGTGTCTACGGCTGGGACACGGGCGAGCGCAAGCTGCACACGCTGCTCGACCGCATCTGCACAGAGATAGACGGCGAGTTCCGCGTCCGCGTCGGCATGGCGAACCCGAAGGGCGTCCACGGCATCCGCGAGGAGCTGGCCGCCGTGTTCGCCGAACACGACGAGCTGTACGACTTCCTCCACGCGCCGGTGCAGTCCGGGAGCGACGACGTGCTCGGCGACATGCGCCGCCAGCACCAGGTCTCGGAGTACCTGGAGGTCGTCGAGGCGTTCGACGACGCGCTCGACTACTGGACACTCAGCACGGACTTCATCGTCGGCTTCCCCACCGAGACAGAGGCCGACCACGCACAGAGCATGGCGCTGCTGCGCGAGACGCGCCCCGAGAAGATCAACGTCACGCGGTTCTCGAAGCGCCCCGGCACCGACGCCGCCGAGATGAAGGGCCTGGGCGGGCAGACGAAGAAGGACCGCTCGAAGGCGATGTCCGAGCTGAAGATGGCGGTCGTCGGCGACGCCTACGCGGCGATGGTCGGCGAGACGAAGACGGACTGCCTCGTCGTCGAGCAGGGGACCGGCGACTCGGTGAAGTGCCGCGACTCGGCGTACCGGCAGATCATCGTCCGGAACGCCACCGAGCACGGCCTCGAACCCGGCGACTTCGTCGACCTCGAGGTGACCGGGCAGAACACCGTCTACGCCTTCGGGACGCCGGTCTGATGTGGGGTCCAGCCTGATGGGAGGTCCAGTCTGATGCAGGTCGCCATCCTGACCGTCGGCGACGAGGTGCTCGCCGGCGAGACGACGAACACGAACGCCGCGTGGCTCGCCGAGGAGCTGACCGGGCGCGGCGTCACCGTCACACGCATCCTCACGGTGCCCGACGACGAGGCGGTCATCGCCGAGTGGGTCCGCGAGTTCTCCGCGGGGTTCGACGCCGTCGTCGTCACCGGCGGCATCGGCGGCACGCCCGACGACGTGACCGTCGAGGCCGTCGCCCGGGCGTTCGACCGGCCGATGGTCGTCCGCGAGGACCAGCGCGAGCGATTGGTACGGCGGGCCGAGGCCTTCCGCGAGGCGAACCCCGACCTCGCCGCCGACTACGAGTTCGACGTGGACTTCGACGCGGTGGCGTCGCTCCCCGAGGGGGCCCGCACGCTGGTGACCGACGAGAGCTGGGCCCCCGGCTGTGTCGTCGCGAACGTCTACGTCCTGCCAGGCATCCCCGAAGAGATGCGGGCGATGTTCGCCGTCGTCGCCGACGAGTTCGCCGGCGACCGGACCAGCGAGACGGTGTACACGCCGACACCGGAGGGCGCACTCGGCGGCGCGCTCGGTGTGGTTCGCGAGCGGTTCGACGTGGCCGTCGGGAGCTACCCCGCACCGGTCGACGAACCGGGGCGGATCCGAGTGTCGGGGTCGGACCCGGACGCGGTCGCTGCGGCAGTCGCGTGGCTCCGGGACCACGTCGAGACCTGCGAGCCGCCGGAGTAGCGGGACGGTGGCGTGGACCGGGGCAGCGACAGTCGGCCTGTGTCCGGCAGCAGTTCGCCGGGGGACCCGTCGTGGGTCCTCCCCTGTCGCCCTACTCCACTTCCTCCAGCACCGACGCACCGCGCCCCTCCTTCGACTCCCACTCCCACTCGTCGTCGACCCGGACGCGTCCGTCGTCGAGGAGGGTCACGGTGCCGACGGAGTGTCCAGTCGCCGTCTCGCCGTCCGCGTGGAGCTGGACGTAGCGGATGTCCCAGCGACCGTCCGCGAGCGTGCCGACGAGGTGCCCCTCGACGATGGTGCCGCCCGCGTAGTGAGCGTGGATTCGGTCGCCGTCCTGTTCGAACTCGAACCGGGTGTCGGCGCTGACCTCGCCCGATTCGTCGTTCGCGACGCCGACGAGCGTGCGCCCGTCGAGCGAGAGTTCGTCGGTCATACCCGGACAACCGGGGGAGCGCATCTAACTGTTCGGGGAGCCGCAACCAGTCACTCCCCGGAGTTGCCGACCAGTCGCTCCGCCTCCTCGTCCTCCTTCCACTCGCCGAGTTCCTTCGGGTCGATGTGGACGAACACGTCGTCGACCTCGGGGAGTTCCTGGATGGCCTGCACCACGTCGCTCTCGATGTCGTGGGCCTCGAACAGGGTCCGGTCGCCCTCGACCTCGATGTGGAGGCTCACGTCGATCTCCGGGCCGACGTAGTGGGCGACGACGTCGTGGACGCCCTCGACCTCGGGATGGGCAGTGGCACGTTCGACGATCTCCGCACGCAGGTCGTCCGGCGGCGCGCCGCCGACGAGGTAGTTGACGTTGTCGCGGACGATCTCGACGCCCGTCCAGAGGATACCGAGCGAGACGAGCGCGGCCGCCAGCGGGTCGAGCACCGGGTAGCCCGCGGCCGAACCGAGGACGCCGACGAGTGCAGCCAGCGCCGTGAGCACGTCGTTGCGGTTGTCGAGCGCCGTTGCGACCAGCGCCGGGGAGTTCGCGTCCGAGCCCCGTGTCAGACAGTAGCGGTAGAGCCCGATCTTGAGCACAGCGGAGCCCGCGAGCACGCCGATACCGGCCGGCGTCGCGTGGACGGCGATGTCACCGGCCAGCAGCGTGGTGCTCGACTGCCAGAAGACGAGGACACCGGCGGCGAAGATACCGGCGGCGACGAACAGCGAGACGAACGGCTCGATGCGCTCGTGGCCGTGAGGGTGCTCGAAGTCCGGCGGCTGGGTCGTCAGGTAGAGCCCGACGAGGACGACGAGGCTGTAGACGGAGTCCGAGAGGCTGTTGACCGCCTCGGAGCCGACCGCGAGACTCCCGCTCTCGACGTACACCGCGCCCTTCGCCAGCGCCAGCGCGACGTTGGCGAGCAGCACGACGGCTCCGACCCGGCGGACGGTCTGTCGGCGGTCGTCCATTCGTGACGAGTAGTCGGTCGGCCGGTACTTAGAAGGACTGTTTCGAGGGAGGGCAAGCGGATGTGAGCGACGAGCGGTGGGTCACTCGGAGCCGTCCTCGGGGAACAGCACCGCCGTCTCGTCGCCGTCGACGACCGCGCCGTCCTGTGCGGCAAACGCCTCGTGCAGCCGCTCGTAGGTCTCCGAGACCGCCTCGACGATGACCTTCGTGTCGCCGACGACCGGCATGAAGTTCGTATCGCCCTGCCACCGCGGGACGACGTGGGTGTGGAGGTGGTCGTCGATGGAGCCGCCTGCCGCGCCGCCGCCGAGGTTCAGCCCGGCGTTGTAGCCGTCCGGGCCCATCGCCTCGTCGAGCGCGTCGAACGTGCGCTGCTTCAGCCGTCCATGTGCCAGCAGCGTCTCGTCGTCGAGGTCCCGGAAATCCCCGGTGTGCTCGTACGGGATGACCATCGCGTGGCCCGGATTGTACGGGTAGTTGTTCAGGATGACGAACGCAGCCTCGTTCCGGGCGACGATGCGGTACTCGCGGTCGGCGTCCCGGTCGGGGAGTTCACAGAAGGGGCAGCCGTCGATGTCATCGGTGCCGTCGCGTTCGACCCAGTCGATGCGCCACGGCGCGAACACCTGGTCCATGGTGCGAGTCCGGCCGGGG is part of the Haloarchaeobius litoreus genome and harbors:
- a CDS encoding DUF63 family protein, encoding MVLAGAELPPLLYAVPLVLAFLGVVALLWAVHPPVTDWTAVAFVPWMLTGAILHVLYVLDVYPASIEPLFGTLTVYITTATAAGLVWILMTFLAAVRQHFHADRGLGTVGTGFGVTFVMFAILTSVESGTFTPFWSVIGAVIAAIVAAIAWVLLSLRYTEVAAKAGRTGAIVVFAHTLDGITTAIGYDHLGGGERVVLSKYILQAGEQLPTYDAIGAGWLFVLVKVLLALVVVAAFKEYIDEQPRHGRLALTFVAAVGLGPGLHNLLLFMVSSDVTAADVPLAIAHVAGVA
- the deoC gene encoding deoxyribose-phosphate aldolase translates to MNREEFAASIDHTVLGPETTLDDVERVLDEAAEYGMNACIPPCYVEEANDYAPDVTVATVIGFPHGNNTPEVKRDEGVDAWDNGADELDVVINVGRLKSGNAGAVHDELEELVAAVPVPVKVIIETALLTADEKHAACKAAADADAEMVKTSTGFADGGAEVADVELMSEYLPVKASGGVGSWAEAKAMFDAGAVRIGASSGVAIVEDFEESE
- a CDS encoding HIT family protein, whose protein sequence is MDQVFAPWRIDWVERDGTDDIDGCPFCELPDRDADREYRIVARNEAAFVILNNYPYNPGHAMVIPYEHTGDFRDLDDETLLAHGRLKQRTFDALDEAMGPDGYNAGLNLGGGAAGGSIDDHLHTHVVPRWQGDTNFMPVVGDTKVIVEAVSETYERLHEAFAAQDGAVVDGDETAVLFPEDGSE
- a CDS encoding PGF-CTERM sorting domain-containing protein, encoding MRTHSRALLALALAALLVTSTVGAVAVGGSSLSALNDTQEQDDLESADEIYVEDDGDAVLVYRDDTSGSGTGHYGADLSEGLFHVFLNDTMDEAPEDNVSGDASFELTPESMTGDGSFAMDTPDSIEDLSFDASAEQTRENAQGSVSFDGTFTSESGTASTGTSMVESLSTEGSMTTTGSTFSTDGSVSATFSEDPGVDEMQFAFTLEEREDSYVLSGEQDYVVGSYSADSWNTRESARRSLESQFGLVARQLDGDVSVTVESHSFDSDTNRVDMAYTVEFTGVDEAVSEQLTTSLASSQQMNLSESEAEELAERIQSVELTELSASVDVTSEEASASWSVQIDDYDEASLAMLDIMAASEMSSEQLNLEESRARIEAQSAADLQRTYTWSGSVSSPDGNTAEVEFSADYGTENWATYVEELESRGVEWSGSTEFSASARTENGELTAEMSATFAQEELVSGAIDSMLQSSEGTGSDQSRAMLEAFQQSEFETAKMDVSMEDRTVTFEAGASFDNVSAFRDVLEEEYGDDINVASAYGEMDDGESVSYVRLSGAVSGDASESDVRELAVVGDETEVFMPGDWDPDEREFPEMDTQEARNYLNVDDDGGGLLGGMPGFGPAVALVALVALALFGRRRAE
- a CDS encoding tRNA (N(6)-L-threonylcarbamoyladenosine(37)-C(2))-methylthiotransferase, with the protein product MARYHIETYGCTSNRGESRQIESALRDAGHYRVDGPEQADVAILNTCTVVEKTERNMLRRAKELESETADLIVTGCMALAQGEEFRDEAVDAQILHWDDVPTAVTNGECPTPGPGVEPVLDGVVGILPIARGCMSDCSYCITKQATGKIESPSVEENLEKARALVHAGARELRITGQDTGVYGWDTGERKLHTLLDRICTEIDGEFRVRVGMANPKGVHGIREELAAVFAEHDELYDFLHAPVQSGSDDVLGDMRRQHQVSEYLEVVEAFDDALDYWTLSTDFIVGFPTETEADHAQSMALLRETRPEKINVTRFSKRPGTDAAEMKGLGGQTKKDRSKAMSELKMAVVGDAYAAMVGETKTDCLVVEQGTGDSVKCRDSAYRQIIVRNATEHGLEPGDFVDLEVTGQNTVYAFGTPV
- a CDS encoding carbohydrate kinase family protein, which codes for MPRVLTAGHVNWDVTLRVDRLPEPDGESRISSLRSSGGGSAANVAVALSGLNVDTGLVGSVGDDENGLLARRELDEAGVDLDGLLTVPDGQTAVKYLLVDEQGEVAVLGNDGANEAVTPEDVDPDYVRAADHVHLTSQRPDTAASLAETASEAGVRVSFDPGRRLADRDFSAALDAADILFLNDREAESVLESEYPGSEFDDRVLVVKRGSDGAVVHTPGGTYEHPGFGVDPVDTTGAGDAFAAGFVAALLESEDYERAVEHGNACGALAAAEEGARAAPTASELRAFLGEAF
- a CDS encoding competence/damage-inducible protein A, with protein sequence MQVAILTVGDEVLAGETTNTNAAWLAEELTGRGVTVTRILTVPDDEAVIAEWVREFSAGFDAVVVTGGIGGTPDDVTVEAVARAFDRPMVVREDQRERLVRRAEAFREANPDLAADYEFDVDFDAVASLPEGARTLVTDESWAPGCVVANVYVLPGIPEEMRAMFAVVADEFAGDRTSETVYTPTPEGALGGALGVVRERFDVAVGSYPAPVDEPGRIRVSGSDPDAVAAAVAWLRDHVETCEPPE
- a CDS encoding ribose 1,5-bisphosphate isomerase; its protein translation is MTDVHPDVADIADDIATMEIRGAAAIANAAAGALATQARESDANSPAAFRGELRQAAKTLYETRPTAVSLPNALRFVMADVSGDTVAELQESAVASAEAFQRELDQAQERLGEVGANRLRDGDVVMTHCHSTDALSCVKAALDQGKHIEAIVKETRPRKQGHITAEELREWGVPVTLVVDSAARRYLDRVDHVVVGADSIAADGSVINKIGTSGLAVNARDRGVPIMVGAQTIKLHPDTLTGHTVEIEMRDESEVLGGAERERIQGDPDGFTVENPAFDVTPPRYVDAIVTERGQFPPESIVVLMRELFGRDTDRPWEA
- a CDS encoding cation diffusion facilitator family transporter; this encodes MDDRRQTVRRVGAVVLLANVALALAKGAVYVESGSLAVGSEAVNSLSDSVYSLVVLVGLYLTTQPPDFEHPHGHERIEPFVSLFVAAGIFAAGVLVFWQSSTTLLAGDIAVHATPAGIGVLAGSAVLKIGLYRYCLTRGSDANSPALVATALDNRNDVLTALAALVGVLGSAAGYPVLDPLAAALVSLGILWTGVEIVRDNVNYLVGGAPPDDLRAEIVERATAHPEVEGVHDVVAHYVGPEIDVSLHIEVEGDRTLFEAHDIESDVVQAIQELPEVDDVFVHIDPKELGEWKEDEEAERLVGNSGE